In the genome of Herpetosiphonaceae bacterium, the window TCAGGGCGCGCAGGGCCGCGATATACTCCTGCGCCAGCCGCTCGATTGTGGCGCGCTGATGTAGCTCCTCGCTGTAGCTCCACGAGAATTGTAAAATCCCCTCGTACACTGAGCCTGTAATTTCTATCAGGTAGCGCCGTGGGTTATCCGGGCTTTGCGACTGACCTGTTGATCCGGGTGCTGGTTTCAGCAGCCCGTCTGTGGGCGTGCCGCGATCGAGCTGACCGAGGTAATTAAAGTTGATCTGGGCGGGCGGCATGGCGCGCAGCGGCGCGGTGTCCTGGCTCTCATTGAGGTAGCGCAGGAGGCCGTAGCCGATGCCGCGCTGCGGGATCTGGCGCACCTGCTCCTTGATCGCCTTGAGCTGCTCGCCCGGCCCGGCCCACAGGTCGACCTCCA includes:
- a CDS encoding condensation domain-containing protein, which gives rise to VTGRLSAEETTALLHEVPAAYQTQITDVLLTALAQTLTHWTGNAVRIELEGHGREDLFAEVDLARTVGWFTTLYPVVLEVDLWAGPGEQLKAIKEQVRQIPQRGIGYGLLRYLNESQDTAPLRAMPPAQINFNYLGQLDRGTPTDGLLKPAPGSTGQSQSPDNPRRYLIEITGSVYEGILQFSWSYSEELHQRATIERLAQEYIAALRALIEHCLSPDAGGFTPSDFPLAQLDQYTLDKLSSLLDDVDTSEELPV